One genomic segment of Ctenopharyngodon idella isolate HZGC_01 chromosome 7, HZGC01, whole genome shotgun sequence includes these proteins:
- the LOC127515647 gene encoding fucolectin-1-like, with protein MEGRYVVVHIPGDQKILSLCEVEVYGYLAGNRAVDGAATQSSTSSGSWSAEKAIDSNRGLQQLYTGCSSTLNETNPWWRLDLRDIYRVSEVVVTNRNDCCPERINGAEIRIGNSLENNGNNNPICAVIPAIPAGESYNYSCDGMEGRYVNLIIPGDMKILTLCEVEVYGEVPCLKRSFAKMQFNSRADLTDASMRENVLKQFGSALADRGLTDVTLRWSQTPKQVIQKVNAAKRESVLTTSANATTTFSCGGMEGRYVVVHIPGDEKILSLCEVEVYGYLAGNSLE; from the exons ATGGAGGGACGTTATGTGGTTGTTCATATTCCTGGAGATCAGAAGATTCTTAGTCTTTGTGAAGTTGAAGTCTACGGGTATTTGGCAG GAAATCGGGCAGTAGATGGAGCTGCTACACAGTCGTCAACATCTTCTGGGAGTTGGTCTGCAGAAAAGGCCATTGACAGTAATCGAGGTCTCCAGCAGTTGTACACGGGATGCTCCTCAACCCTTAATGAGACTAACCCATGGTGGAGGCTGGATCTGCGTGATATTTACAGAGTTAGTGAAGTGGTCGTCACTAACAGAAATGACTGCTGTCCAGAACGAATAAACGGAGCGGAGATTCGCATCGGAAACTCTTTGGAGAACAACGGCAACAACAATCCCAT aTGTGCTGTTATTCCTGCTATTCCAGCAGGCGAGTCCTACAACTACTCATGTGATGGGATGGAGGGACGTTATGTGAATCTGATCATTCCTGGAGACATGAAGATACTCACTCTCTGTGAGGTGGAGGTTTACGGAGAAG TTCCCTGCTTAAAAAGATCATTTGCAAAGATGCAGTTTAACTCCAGAGCTGATTTGACTGACGCTTCAATGAGagaaaatgttctgaaacag TTTGGATCTGCACTTGCTGATAGAGGACTCACAGATGTGACACTGAGATGGTCTCAAACTCCTAAACAGGTGATCCAGAAAGTGAACGCTGCTAAACGTGAGTCTGTTCTCACAAct TCTG CTAATGCCACGACCACTTTCTCATGCGGCGGGATGGAGGGACGTTATGTGGTTGTTCATATTCCTGGAGATGAGAAGATTCTTAGTCTTTGTGAAGTTGAAGTCTACGGGTATTTGGCAGGTAATTCATTGGAGTAG